A window from Ardenticatena maritima encodes these proteins:
- a CDS encoding ABC transporter permease, whose protein sequence is MTAYLVRRLLWLPILLLIVAFLTFVLGYYGPGDPVQLLLGQHSNPEAVERLRHELGLDRPLPVQFADYVWRALHGDFGESITMSRGRPVSDLLKRSLSITLQLNAVVLLVSVVVGVPLGVLAALKRNTWLDYLSMTGVVIAISFPTFLIAPILLWLFAYKWRVLPPGGWNGIFSRNIILPVLVMSAGPIAVFARQTRANLIEVLSQEYIRTAYAKGLHERRIFFVHALRNALIPLLTILGLMLGSLVVGSFITETIFGIPGVGRLAFQAFFSRDYPVIMALVLLIAVGYAVANLIVDILYAFVDPRIRYQ, encoded by the coding sequence ATGACGGCTTACCTTGTACGGCGATTGCTCTGGTTGCCCATCCTGTTGCTGATTGTCGCCTTTCTCACATTTGTGCTCGGCTACTATGGACCGGGCGATCCCGTGCAACTCTTGCTGGGACAGCACAGCAACCCCGAGGCGGTCGAGCGCCTGCGGCATGAACTGGGGCTCGACCGCCCGCTTCCCGTGCAATTCGCCGACTACGTGTGGCGGGCATTGCATGGTGATTTTGGCGAAAGTATCACCATGTCGCGCGGGCGTCCGGTCAGCGATTTGCTGAAACGAAGCCTAAGCATTACGTTGCAACTCAACGCCGTAGTGTTGCTGGTGAGTGTGGTGGTCGGTGTGCCGCTGGGGGTGTTGGCGGCGCTCAAACGCAACACCTGGCTGGATTACCTCTCCATGACGGGCGTGGTCATCGCCATCTCATTCCCCACCTTCTTGATAGCGCCCATTCTGCTTTGGCTCTTTGCCTACAAGTGGCGGGTGTTGCCGCCCGGCGGCTGGAACGGTATTTTCAGCCGCAATATCATTTTGCCCGTGCTGGTGATGAGCGCCGGCCCCATTGCGGTCTTTGCTCGCCAGACACGCGCCAACCTGATTGAAGTCTTATCGCAAGAGTACATCCGCACCGCCTACGCCAAAGGCTTGCACGAACGGCGTATTTTCTTCGTGCACGCGCTCCGCAACGCCCTGATTCCTTTGCTGACGATTCTGGGTCTCATGCTGGGAAGCCTCGTTGTGGGGTCGTTTATCACCGAAACCATTTTCGGCATTCCCGGCGTGGGGCGGTTGGCGTTCCAGGCCTTCTTCTCACGCGATTATCCTGTTATCATGGCGCTTGTCCTTTTGATTGCTGTGGGATATGCCGTAGCGAACCTGATAGTGGACATCTTGTATGCGTTTGTTGACCCGCGCATTCGCTACCAATAA
- a CDS encoding ABC transporter permease: MATQEHVSTKNTPHVHVSMWRVRWQRFVEFARRYARNRMAVVGLAIVLTWVCVGLFAPWIAPYGYAETNYDAANQPPSLAHPLGTDALGRDQFSRMIWAARTALIVAPTATIVGVTLGLFFGLLAGYFGGWVDELVMRVSDVLFAFPGLLFALLLAATLQPRLAAWLSQFETLKPWVRAGYVEFFVVIIALSFVGWPGLARLVRGQVLSLREQQFVEAARATGVSSWRIMWRHIFPNALPPVIVALSMSMGGAVVAEASLSFLGIGISPPTPSWGAMIFNEFASWRSPAAPWLLWAPGLAVAALTFAFNFIGDGLNEALNPQDRIT; encoded by the coding sequence ATGGCAACGCAAGAACATGTGAGCACCAAAAACACGCCGCATGTCCACGTGAGCATGTGGCGTGTACGGTGGCAGCGCTTTGTGGAATTTGCGCGGCGGTACGCCCGCAATCGTATGGCGGTTGTGGGATTGGCGATTGTACTCACGTGGGTGTGTGTGGGGCTTTTCGCCCCCTGGATTGCCCCGTATGGGTATGCCGAAACCAACTATGACGCTGCGAACCAACCGCCTTCACTGGCGCACCCGCTGGGCACCGACGCGCTGGGGCGCGACCAATTCAGCCGCATGATTTGGGCGGCACGCACGGCGCTTATCGTCGCCCCCACCGCCACCATTGTCGGCGTGACATTGGGGCTCTTTTTTGGCTTGTTGGCGGGCTACTTTGGCGGCTGGGTTGATGAACTCGTCATGCGTGTGAGCGACGTCTTGTTTGCCTTCCCCGGCTTGCTCTTTGCGCTGCTCCTGGCGGCGACGTTGCAGCCGCGGCTGGCGGCGTGGCTCTCACAATTCGAGACGCTGAAGCCGTGGGTGCGCGCGGGATATGTGGAGTTTTTCGTCGTCATCATCGCGCTCAGTTTTGTGGGCTGGCCTGGGTTGGCGCGATTGGTGCGTGGGCAAGTGCTCAGTCTGCGCGAACAACAATTCGTCGAAGCCGCGCGTGCCACTGGCGTTTCATCGTGGCGTATCATGTGGCGGCACATTTTCCCGAACGCCTTGCCGCCGGTGATTGTTGCGCTGAGCATGAGCATGGGGGGCGCTGTGGTAGCGGAAGCCTCGCTCAGTTTTTTGGGGATTGGGATCTCGCCGCCAACACCGTCGTGGGGGGCGATGATTTTCAACGAATTTGCGTCGTGGCGTTCACCCGCCGCCCCCTGGCTGTTGTGGGCGCCTGGGCTGGCGGTTGCCGCCCTGACCTTTGCGTTCAACTTTATTGGTGACGGATTGAACGAAGCCCTCAATCCACAAGATCGAATCACATAA
- a CDS encoding ABC transporter ATP-binding protein produces the protein MERILEVKNLETRFHTQDGTVHAVNGVSFYVNEGETLGVVGESGSGKSVTMLSIMRLIPQPPGEITNGEVWFEGRDLLKIDKEEMREVRGNRIAMIFQDPMTSLNPVLTIERQITEVLELHLGMNHKQARERAIELLKMVGIPAAEERIDNYPHQFSGGMRQRVMIAMGLACHPRLLIADEPTTALDVTIQAQIVELVKRLREEIGMSVVWITHDLALLAGLADRIIVMYAGQIVESSPVYELYKNPRHPYTIGLLQSIPRLDEKQRERLQAIDGLPPDLIDYPTGCPFAPRCRFVVDKCWEVDPPLEEVSKEHYVACWVKPEGGEIMRQWHASNTEGSR, from the coding sequence ATGGAACGAATACTCGAAGTCAAAAACCTCGAAACTCGCTTCCACACGCAGGATGGAACGGTCCACGCCGTCAATGGTGTCTCCTTCTACGTGAATGAAGGCGAAACCCTTGGCGTCGTGGGAGAGTCCGGCTCCGGAAAGAGTGTGACCATGCTCTCAATCATGCGCCTCATTCCGCAGCCGCCTGGCGAAATCACCAACGGCGAGGTTTGGTTCGAGGGGCGCGACCTGCTCAAAATCGACAAGGAAGAAATGCGCGAAGTGCGGGGGAACCGCATCGCCATGATCTTCCAGGACCCCATGACCTCGCTGAACCCCGTTTTGACGATCGAGCGCCAGATTACCGAAGTGCTCGAACTGCACCTGGGGATGAACCACAAGCAGGCGCGCGAACGCGCCATTGAATTGCTCAAAATGGTGGGGATTCCGGCGGCTGAAGAGCGCATTGACAACTACCCACACCAATTCTCTGGTGGCATGCGCCAGCGTGTGATGATTGCCATGGGGTTGGCCTGTCATCCACGCTTGCTGATTGCCGACGAACCCACCACCGCCCTGGACGTCACCATTCAGGCGCAAATTGTCGAATTGGTGAAGCGCCTGCGTGAAGAAATCGGCATGTCAGTCGTCTGGATTACGCACGACCTGGCGCTGTTGGCTGGTCTGGCCGACCGCATTATCGTGATGTACGCCGGGCAGATTGTGGAATCATCGCCGGTGTACGAACTCTACAAGAACCCTCGCCATCCCTACACCATTGGTTTGTTGCAAAGTATCCCGCGCCTGGACGAAAAACAGCGCGAACGTTTGCAAGCCATTGACGGGTTGCCGCCAGATTTGATTGACTATCCCACAGGATGTCCCTTTGCCCCTCGGTGTCGCTTTGTGGTTGACAAGTGCTGGGAAGTTGACCCCCCGCTGGAAGAAGTCAGTAAGGAGCATTATGTTGCTTGCTGGGTCAAGCCCGAAGGGGGAGAAATTATGCGGCAGTGGCACGCATCCAACACGGAGGGATCTCGATGA
- a CDS encoding transglutaminase family protein, whose amino-acid sequence MHPLHEHRPLNENDLRALLALARDPTESIARRAQAELIAAGRDVLPLLEELADEAPDLAAYLYRRIWAHALDAEWARLARAPNVEDGAILISRWADPEIDPLHLKEQLDALAEPLVGHVPSPVSQSAMLTGAYLLADWLASQHGFRGDTDEYYHPRNAFLHETLARRRGLPITLCVVYLGVARRLNAPLAPIALPGHFVVRYGPPEYEIFIDPFRQGRVMDSDALRRWMAAQGMPAHVQAIQEVDDLAMLARMLRNLIAMYERIHQAELRADAERYLHILASNAHREDL is encoded by the coding sequence ATGCACCCCCTACACGAACACCGTCCGCTGAACGAAAACGATTTGCGTGCTCTGCTCGCTCTCGCGCGTGATCCGACCGAATCCATTGCACGCCGCGCCCAAGCCGAACTCATTGCCGCCGGTCGGGATGTGTTGCCTCTCTTGGAAGAACTCGCCGATGAAGCCCCCGACCTTGCCGCCTACCTCTACCGCCGCATTTGGGCGCACGCGCTGGATGCGGAATGGGCGCGCCTGGCGCGAGCCCCCAATGTTGAAGATGGGGCTATCCTCATCAGCCGCTGGGCAGACCCCGAGATAGACCCCTTGCACCTGAAAGAACAACTGGATGCGCTCGCCGAGCCGTTGGTGGGGCACGTGCCCTCTCCCGTTTCGCAAAGCGCCATGCTCACGGGCGCGTACTTGCTTGCCGATTGGCTGGCGTCGCAACATGGGTTTCGTGGCGACACCGACGAGTATTACCACCCGCGCAATGCCTTTTTGCACGAAACCCTTGCCCGACGGCGCGGCTTGCCCATCACGCTTTGCGTGGTCTATTTGGGCGTGGCGCGGCGCTTGAACGCCCCGCTGGCGCCGATTGCTTTGCCGGGACACTTTGTCGTGCGCTACGGACCGCCTGAGTATGAGATTTTCATTGACCCCTTCCGCCAGGGGCGTGTGATGGATAGCGACGCCCTGCGCCGTTGGATGGCGGCGCAAGGCATGCCCGCCCACGTGCAAGCCATTCAGGAAGTGGACGACCTCGCGATGCTGGCGCGCATGTTGCGCAACCTGATTGCCATGTACGAGCGCATTCATCAAGCCGAATTGCGCGCCGACGCCGAGCGCTACCTGCACATTCTGGCGTCCAACGCCCACCGTGAAGACCTTTGA
- a CDS encoding peptide ABC transporter substrate-binding protein, with protein sequence MRRVALLVAALASLLVLAACGGQTSETSEVVKEVTKVVTQVVEGETVEKVVVVTATPEPSGPEPVTVNINWGTEPPTADPALSTDTTSHAVIEEIFLGLTDLDPETAEAIPELALEWNANEDNTVWTFKMRDNAVWVRHVPGGETEVVTDDEGNPRKVTAHDVVYGVKRTCDPRTGSDYSYILYIIKGCEELNTADPDAENFQELYDAVGVRAVDDFTVEFELNYGAGFFPQIASMPVTFPVPQWVIEEKGDRWVEPGFIVTNGPYVIDEWVHGDHLDLVRNPHWYGWEEFADKAGNIERLHGVMIEEASTEFALYESNELDTAGVPLEQMDRVKTDPVLSKELVNNPVNCTYYYGFITKKAPTDDVRVRRALSMAIDRKTLVEAVLKGGQIPANAFTNPLNYGSPAGDPEVAPWALPEDMGGWGYAKAVEEAKKLLEEAGYPDGSGLDILLMHNVSEGHAKIAQAIQAMWQQAFPQATVTIETQEWRVYLKTIEKDSPLEDKPNVYRLGWCADYPHANNWVHEVFHPEEGSNRPMMSYDDPQVGDLVREFAETTKAAQTASPEEQLALYKRAEQLLVDEIAAMAPIYYYTRVAVAKPWLDRVWGEPGRMYLWMWKLDVDARNAAMGK encoded by the coding sequence ATGAGAAGGGTAGCACTTCTCGTCGCAGCACTGGCAAGCCTGCTCGTGTTGGCTGCCTGTGGTGGGCAAACCAGTGAAACAAGCGAAGTCGTGAAAGAAGTCACCAAGGTTGTGACGCAAGTTGTCGAAGGTGAAACGGTTGAAAAGGTCGTCGTCGTGACGGCAACGCCGGAACCCTCGGGTCCTGAACCGGTGACGGTGAACATCAACTGGGGTACGGAACCGCCGACGGCTGACCCGGCGCTTTCGACCGATACGACCTCGCACGCCGTGATTGAAGAAATCTTCCTGGGTCTGACCGACCTGGACCCCGAAACGGCTGAAGCGATTCCGGAATTGGCGCTTGAATGGAACGCGAACGAAGACAACACCGTCTGGACCTTCAAGATGCGCGATAACGCCGTCTGGGTCCGCCACGTGCCGGGTGGTGAAACCGAAGTCGTGACCGACGACGAAGGCAACCCGCGCAAGGTGACGGCCCACGACGTGGTCTATGGTGTGAAGCGCACCTGCGACCCGCGCACGGGTTCGGACTATTCCTACATCCTCTACATCATCAAGGGGTGTGAAGAACTCAACACGGCTGATCCGGATGCCGAAAACTTCCAGGAACTCTACGACGCCGTGGGCGTCCGCGCTGTGGACGATTTCACGGTCGAATTTGAGCTGAACTATGGCGCTGGTTTCTTCCCGCAAATCGCCAGCATGCCGGTGACCTTCCCGGTGCCGCAGTGGGTGATCGAAGAAAAGGGTGACCGCTGGGTCGAACCCGGTTTCATCGTCACTAACGGCCCGTACGTCATTGACGAATGGGTCCACGGCGACCACCTCGACCTGGTGCGCAACCCGCACTGGTATGGCTGGGAAGAATTTGCTGACAAGGCTGGGAACATCGAACGCCTGCACGGCGTGATGATCGAAGAAGCTTCGACGGAATTCGCGCTCTACGAAAGCAACGAATTGGATACGGCCGGTGTGCCGCTCGAGCAGATGGATCGCGTGAAGACCGATCCGGTGCTCAGCAAAGAGCTGGTGAATAACCCGGTCAACTGCACCTACTACTATGGCTTCATCACCAAGAAAGCGCCCACGGATGACGTGCGCGTGCGCCGTGCGCTTTCGATGGCCATTGACCGCAAGACGTTGGTGGAAGCGGTCTTGAAGGGTGGTCAGATTCCGGCGAACGCCTTCACCAACCCGCTCAACTACGGCTCGCCCGCTGGCGACCCCGAAGTGGCGCCCTGGGCGTTGCCCGAAGACATGGGTGGCTGGGGCTACGCCAAGGCTGTCGAAGAAGCCAAGAAGCTGCTTGAGGAAGCCGGTTACCCGGATGGGTCGGGCTTGGATATCCTGCTCATGCACAACGTGAGCGAAGGCCACGCCAAGATTGCTCAGGCGATCCAGGCGATGTGGCAGCAAGCCTTCCCGCAGGCGACGGTGACGATCGAAACGCAGGAATGGCGCGTCTACCTGAAGACGATCGAAAAGGATAGCCCGCTGGAAGACAAGCCCAACGTCTACCGCCTGGGCTGGTGCGCGGACTACCCGCACGCCAACAACTGGGTGCATGAAGTCTTCCACCCAGAAGAAGGCTCGAACCGCCCGATGATGTCGTACGACGATCCGCAAGTGGGCGACCTGGTGCGTGAATTCGCTGAAACCACCAAGGCCGCTCAGACGGCGTCGCCTGAAGAACAGCTGGCGCTCTACAAGCGCGCCGAGCAGCTGCTCGTGGATGAAATCGCTGCGATGGCGCCGATTTACTACTACACCCGCGTCGCGGTGGCCAAGCCGTGGCTGGACCGCGTCTGGGGTGAACCCGGCCGCATGTACCTCTGGATGTGGAAACTGGACGTTGACGCGCGCAACGCGGCCATGGGCAAGTAA
- a CDS encoding peptide ABC transporter substrate-binding protein, which produces MNNDSNRTLAIVLALGGVVITLFLCVALVGGAFFLWQRSDVVDEGTLSVQEPTTQPETGETSGSTGGGGVLRLPGGEPPTLDPALTSDATSAEYIVELFSGLVTINPDTLAVEPDIAKSWDISDDGTVYTFHLRDDVTFANGRPVTANDFKYSLERSCDPRTQSPVADTYLGDIVGCREKLRGQADEVRGVRVVDDYTLEITIDSPKVYFLAKLTYPTAFVVDRETVEKGGRTWATDNPNGTGPFVLKEYTFGERLVLDPNPRYYGDPKPAVSVIYLLSGGSAMTMYETDELDAVPVGLADIARVQDPADPLNKELVTFNTLSLGYVGLNNQQPPFDDPKVRQAFAQAVNVDTLANVVLEGIVEPAHSILPPGMPGYNPDVRAYDYDPDAARQALAESSYGSAENLPDITLHISGAGGAVPRSVEAMVDMWKENLGVEVAIEQTEWATFLFDLQRDPNPYQMFNLGWIADYPDPQNFLEILFACDSLDNHFGYCNPQVDELLKEAAVERDETRRLQLYQQAEELILRDAPLIPLSYGKEYWLVKPWVQGLRFPPTIVPRLKYVRIER; this is translated from the coding sequence ATGAACAACGATTCAAACCGCACACTCGCCATTGTCCTCGCCTTAGGTGGCGTTGTCATAACGCTTTTCCTCTGCGTTGCGCTGGTGGGTGGGGCTTTCTTCTTGTGGCAGCGGAGCGATGTGGTGGACGAGGGGACGTTGTCTGTCCAGGAGCCCACCACACAACCCGAAACGGGCGAAACAAGCGGTTCGACCGGTGGCGGCGGTGTGTTGCGCTTGCCGGGGGGCGAACCGCCCACGCTTGACCCCGCCCTCACCAGCGACGCCACGTCCGCCGAGTACATCGTCGAATTGTTCAGCGGCTTGGTGACGATCAACCCCGATACGCTTGCCGTCGAACCCGACATTGCCAAGTCCTGGGACATCTCCGACGATGGCACGGTCTACACCTTCCACCTGCGCGATGACGTGACCTTCGCCAACGGTCGCCCGGTCACCGCCAATGATTTCAAGTACAGCCTGGAACGCTCGTGCGACCCTCGCACCCAATCACCCGTGGCGGACACCTACCTGGGCGACATCGTTGGATGCCGCGAAAAATTGCGCGGGCAGGCGGATGAGGTGCGCGGTGTGCGTGTGGTGGATGACTACACGCTGGAAATAACCATTGACTCGCCCAAGGTCTACTTCCTTGCCAAACTCACCTATCCCACCGCCTTCGTTGTGGACCGTGAGACGGTGGAAAAAGGGGGGCGCACGTGGGCAACCGACAACCCGAACGGCACCGGTCCCTTCGTTTTGAAGGAATACACCTTTGGTGAGCGGCTCGTGCTGGACCCCAACCCGCGCTACTATGGCGACCCCAAACCGGCTGTGAGCGTCATCTACCTGCTCTCAGGCGGTTCCGCCATGACCATGTACGAAACCGACGAACTGGACGCCGTGCCTGTGGGGCTGGCGGACATCGCCCGTGTGCAGGACCCCGCCGACCCGCTCAACAAGGAACTTGTGACCTTCAACACGCTCTCGTTGGGGTATGTGGGGTTGAACAACCAGCAACCACCGTTCGACGACCCCAAGGTGCGCCAGGCGTTCGCCCAAGCCGTGAATGTGGACACCCTTGCCAACGTGGTGCTGGAAGGCATTGTCGAGCCGGCGCACAGCATTTTGCCGCCTGGCATGCCCGGCTACAACCCCGACGTGCGCGCCTATGACTATGACCCCGACGCCGCGCGGCAGGCATTGGCGGAATCGTCCTACGGGAGCGCCGAAAACTTGCCCGACATCACCTTGCACATTTCCGGCGCCGGCGGGGCGGTACCGCGCTCGGTTGAAGCCATGGTGGACATGTGGAAGGAAAATTTGGGCGTTGAGGTTGCTATCGAACAGACCGAATGGGCTACCTTCCTTTTTGACCTGCAACGCGACCCCAACCCATACCAAATGTTCAACCTGGGGTGGATTGCCGACTACCCCGACCCGCAGAACTTCCTGGAAATTTTGTTCGCCTGCGACAGCCTGGACAACCACTTTGGCTACTGCAACCCGCAGGTGGATGAATTGTTGAAAGAAGCCGCCGTGGAGCGTGACGAAACGCGCCGCTTGCAGTTGTACCAGCAAGCCGAAGAACTCATCTTGCGCGATGCGCCGCTGATTCCCTTGTCGTACGGCAAAGAGTATTGGCTTGTGAAACCGTGGGTGCAGGGGTTGCGTTTCCCGCCCACCATTGTGCCGCGCTTGAAATACGTGCGTATCGAACGCTAA
- a CDS encoding ABC transporter permease, which produces MTKYIIRRLLWNIPVLFLIAGTTFGLSRALPGGPFDFAGDRSLPESVRENLKRKYNLDAPIYEQFADYMLDLMRGDLGPSFRYRNLTVNDILKQTFPISFQLGILSLALGLWIGIPAGIIAALNHNGWLDYLSSFVAILGVSIPNIVLGPFLIWIFAVKLGWFPAAQWGVDYTDLYFGFIPPMTSDFWSHAVLPTVTLGTGLSASIARLTRASLLQVIREDYIRTARAKGLPERTVIAVHALKNSLIPVVTILGPLFAGVVTGTFVVEQIFGIPGLGRHFVQSVTNRDYPVVMGTALLYSVLLVLANLFVDIAYAWLDPRIRYD; this is translated from the coding sequence ATGACCAAATATATCATTCGGCGACTATTGTGGAATATTCCGGTTCTATTTTTGATTGCTGGAACTACGTTTGGGCTTTCACGTGCATTGCCGGGTGGTCCTTTTGACTTTGCCGGTGACCGCTCATTGCCTGAGAGCGTGCGTGAAAACTTGAAGCGCAAATACAATCTGGATGCTCCTATTTATGAGCAATTTGCCGATTACATGCTTGACTTGATGCGCGGCGATTTGGGACCTTCGTTTCGCTATCGTAACTTGACAGTGAATGATATTTTGAAACAAACCTTTCCGATTTCTTTTCAGTTAGGGATTTTGTCGTTGGCTTTGGGGCTTTGGATTGGGATTCCGGCGGGAATTATCGCTGCGCTCAATCATAACGGTTGGCTGGATTATTTGAGTTCTTTTGTGGCCATTTTGGGGGTTTCGATTCCCAACATTGTGCTTGGACCATTCCTCATCTGGATATTTGCGGTCAAATTGGGGTGGTTCCCCGCCGCTCAATGGGGGGTGGATTATACCGACCTGTATTTTGGCTTTATTCCCCCTATGACAAGCGACTTTTGGAGCCATGCCGTTTTGCCGACGGTAACGTTGGGAACAGGATTGTCGGCTTCCATTGCGCGTTTGACGCGTGCGAGTCTCTTGCAGGTCATTCGTGAAGACTATATCCGCACAGCGCGTGCCAAGGGGTTGCCGGAGCGTACGGTGATTGCAGTGCATGCGCTGAAGAACTCGCTGATTCCCGTGGTAACCATTTTGGGGCCGCTATTTGCCGGTGTGGTGACGGGGACGTTTGTGGTAGAGCAGATTTTCGGGATTCCAGGGTTGGGTCGCCACTTTGTTCAGAGCGTGACGAACCGCGATTACCCTGTTGTGATGGGGACAGCCTTGCTCTATTCCGTCTTGCTTGTTTTGGCGAACCTGTTTGTTGATATCGCGTATGCGTGGCTGGACCCGCGTATTCGCTACGATTGA
- a CDS encoding ABC transporter ATP-binding protein, whose protein sequence is MSDVLLDVQGLKMYFPITEGIVIQRHVGDVKAVDNISFTVRRGETLGLVGESGCGKSTTGRAILQLYRPTAGHVYFDGVDLTELKGEELRRMRRRMQMIFQDPYASLNPRMTVGDIVGEPLEVHGIAKGKAKLDRVAELLEVVGLNPYFVTRYPHEFSGGQRQRIGIARALAVNPDFIVCDEPISALDVSIQAQVINLLEDLQAQFGLTYLFIAHDLSVVRHISDRVAVMYLGKIVELADRNELYENPLHPYTQALLSAVPIPDPEIEAKRKRIILTGDVPSPVNPPNGCRFHTRCPVVIDICKEVEPEFKDAGGGHYVACHLVH, encoded by the coding sequence ATGAGCGATGTTTTGCTGGATGTGCAAGGCTTGAAAATGTACTTTCCGATTACCGAGGGGATTGTCATCCAACGCCATGTGGGGGATGTCAAAGCGGTAGATAACATCTCGTTTACAGTGCGCCGTGGTGAAACACTGGGGTTGGTAGGTGAATCCGGGTGTGGTAAAAGCACCACCGGGCGCGCCATTTTGCAACTCTATCGCCCGACGGCGGGGCATGTTTACTTCGATGGTGTTGACCTGACCGAACTCAAAGGGGAAGAATTGCGCCGTATGCGGCGGCGTATGCAGATGATTTTCCAGGACCCCTATGCTTCGCTCAACCCCCGCATGACGGTGGGCGATATTGTCGGCGAGCCGCTTGAAGTACACGGCATCGCCAAGGGGAAAGCCAAACTCGACCGTGTGGCGGAACTGCTTGAAGTCGTCGGCTTGAACCCCTACTTCGTCACGCGCTACCCGCACGAATTCTCCGGTGGGCAGCGCCAACGCATTGGGATTGCGCGCGCGCTTGCCGTCAATCCTGATTTCATCGTCTGCGACGAGCCGATTTCGGCGTTGGACGTCTCCATTCAGGCGCAGGTTATCAACTTGCTGGAAGACTTGCAGGCGCAGTTTGGATTGACCTATCTCTTCATCGCACACGACCTGAGTGTGGTGCGCCATATCTCCGACCGTGTCGCGGTGATGTATCTGGGGAAAATCGTGGAACTCGCCGACCGCAACGAACTGTATGAAAACCCGTTGCATCCGTACACCCAGGCGCTGTTGTCGGCGGTCCCTATTCCCGACCCGGAAATTGAAGCCAAACGCAAGCGTATTATTCTGACAGGCGATGTGCCCAGCCCGGTGAATCCACCAAATGGGTGCCGCTTCCACACGCGATGTCCTGTTGTGATTGATATTTGCAAGGAAGTGGAGCCGGAGTTCAAAGACGCCGGCGGTGGGCACTACGTTGCGTGTCACCTCGTCCACTGA